In Bacteroidota bacterium, one DNA window encodes the following:
- a CDS encoding SRPBCC domain-containing protein, producing MVNQTEQKEGLKIVREFNAPIALVFEAFSSAEAFAQWWGPVGMPVTVKSMDFRNGGKLHYKMEGHGQVMWGMFRYVNIEEPHLIEFVNSFSDEAGNLCKAPFPIEFPMEILNKMKLAEKNGITTLTIQGYPINPTEEQAATYFSMFENMSQGFNGTFDQLENYLKIKNDK from the coding sequence ATGGTAAATCAAACCGAACAAAAAGAAGGACTAAAAATTGTCCGAGAATTTAATGCTCCGATTGCATTAGTCTTCGAAGCTTTTTCAAGTGCAGAAGCTTTTGCACAATGGTGGGGACCTGTTGGGATGCCAGTAACAGTAAAAAGTATGGACTTCAGAAATGGAGGTAAACTTCATTATAAAATGGAAGGCCATGGTCAGGTGATGTGGGGAATGTTCCGGTATGTCAATATTGAAGAACCACACTTGATCGAATTTGTAAATTCATTTTCCGATGAAGCCGGAAATCTTTGCAAGGCTCCATTTCCAATTGAATTCCCAATGGAGATATTAAATAAAATGAAGTTGGCTGAGAAGAATGGAATTACAACACTGACCATTCAGGGCTATCCGATAAACCCTACCGAAGAGCAAGCCGCAACATACTTCTCAATGTTTGAGAATATGTCACAAGGGTTTAATGGGACGTTTGATCAGCTTGAAAATTACTTGAAGATTAAGAATGACAAATGA
- a CDS encoding Crp/Fnr family transcriptional regulator — MHNKLLNYFSRIMPLSPEEANAITATMNIQQYKKGTVLLKEGQISAEAYFVLEGCVRQFSLVDGDEKTTNFFTEEQWVVSIQSMSNQVPSTHFLECCIDSFLVVGNREKEEDLYRQFPKLETISRKVMEKIFAEQQENMTSYTTDSPEQRYIKLLKSRPDLFQRLPQYQIASYLGVKPESLSRIRKRIVNKK, encoded by the coding sequence ATGCACAACAAACTCCTTAATTATTTTTCACGCATTATGCCATTGTCTCCAGAGGAGGCCAATGCCATTACTGCTACGATGAATATTCAGCAGTATAAGAAAGGAACTGTTTTGCTGAAGGAAGGGCAAATTTCTGCAGAAGCATATTTCGTTTTAGAAGGTTGTGTCAGACAATTCAGTCTGGTTGATGGCGATGAGAAGACAACAAATTTTTTTACCGAAGAGCAATGGGTAGTTTCAATTCAAAGCATGAGCAATCAGGTTCCATCGACTCATTTTCTTGAATGTTGTATTGATTCATTTCTTGTTGTTGGGAACAGAGAGAAGGAGGAAGATCTGTACAGACAATTTCCAAAGCTTGAAACGATCTCTCGTAAAGTGATGGAAAAAATATTTGCTGAGCAACAGGAAAATATGACTTCATATACAACTGATTCTCCTGAGCAACGTTACATTAAACTTTTGAAGTCAAGGCCAGATCTGTTTCAACGACTTCCTCAATATCAGATCGCAAGTTATCTTGGGGTTAAACCGGAGTCATTAAGCAGGATCAGAAAACGTATAGTGAATAAAAAGTAG
- a CDS encoding winged helix-turn-helix transcriptional regulator has product METRRDIFQAIADPTRRAIIGLLAFQAMTPGAIAANFDSSRQTISKHIQILTECHIVKQEQVGREIYYQINPKKIKEVADWANQYSQFWNEKFNSLDKYFNIAKTKKVKSKIK; this is encoded by the coding sequence ATGGAAACTCGAAGAGATATTTTTCAGGCAATTGCTGATCCTACACGGCGGGCAATAATTGGTTTGCTGGCATTTCAGGCCATGACGCCCGGAGCTATCGCTGCGAACTTTGATTCGTCGCGGCAGACAATTTCAAAGCATATTCAGATTCTTACAGAATGTCATATAGTAAAACAAGAACAAGTAGGGCGAGAGATCTATTATCAGATTAATCCTAAGAAAATAAAAGAAGTAGCAGACTGGGCCAATCAATACAGTCAATTCTGGAATGAAAAGTTCAATTCACTGGATAAGTATTTCAATATTGCTAAGACTAAAAAGGTCAAATCAAAAATAAAATAA
- a CDS encoding PorT family protein, with amino-acid sequence MKKLTAIALFILTGFASQAQSNEGLHFGLKITPSIAWLRTDTKGTESDGSKFGFCYGLITEFQFSDNYSFATGLDVTYRGGNLRSTFETNDNITKVVTIAESEMTLQYIELPITLKLKTNEIGYLTYYLQAGLAPAINIRSRADIKFNTQTTTLATNSTVTSNVELDDEDIQDDINNINLSMIIGGGIEYTLSGSTVLLVGVQFNNGLLDVSDADGLKMNSNMLGLSVGILF; translated from the coding sequence ATGAAAAAGTTAACTGCCATTGCCTTGTTTATCCTGACAGGTTTCGCTTCCCAAGCTCAAAGCAATGAAGGATTGCACTTTGGATTAAAAATAACTCCTTCCATTGCCTGGTTAAGAACCGACACAAAAGGTACAGAAAGCGATGGCTCAAAATTCGGCTTCTGTTATGGATTGATCACTGAATTCCAGTTTTCAGACAATTATTCTTTCGCTACAGGATTAGATGTGACCTACCGTGGCGGAAATTTACGCTCGACATTTGAAACAAATGACAACATTACTAAAGTTGTCACAATTGCTGAATCAGAAATGACACTTCAATATATTGAACTTCCTATTACTCTTAAACTAAAAACTAATGAGATCGGTTACCTGACTTATTATTTACAGGCAGGTCTGGCACCGGCAATTAATATACGTTCAAGAGCTGACATTAAATTCAATACTCAAACAACTACATTAGCTACAAATTCAACTGTAACATCAAATGTTGAATTGGATGACGAAGACATTCAGGATGATATCAACAACATTAATCTTTCAATGATCATTGGTGGCGGAATTGAATACACTTTGAGTGGCTCAACAGTTTTACTTGTAGGAGTACAATTCAACAACGGTCTATTAGATGTTTCTGATGCCGATGGTTTGAAGATGAATAGTAATATGCTGGGATTGTCGGTTGGAATACTATTTTAG
- a CDS encoding RidA family protein, producing METEIEFINPEELLQSPAFSQIAITRGNGSTIYIGGQNAVTKDKKIIGKGDIVEQTKCILKNIEIALEAVDANIDDLFKLTIYIVQGQDVRKGFEGAQEFLKRIKTPPVITGVIVAGLANPDFLVEIEALAYK from the coding sequence ATGGAAACTGAAATTGAATTTATAAATCCTGAAGAATTATTGCAAAGTCCTGCATTTTCGCAAATTGCTATAACAAGAGGCAATGGCAGTACAATTTATATAGGCGGTCAAAATGCTGTAACGAAGGATAAAAAGATAATCGGCAAAGGCGATATTGTTGAGCAGACAAAATGTATTTTAAAAAATATTGAGATTGCGTTAGAAGCAGTTGATGCAAACATTGATGATCTGTTTAAACTCACAATTTATATTGTACAAGGACAGGACGTACGGAAAGGATTTGAAGGGGCACAAGAATTTTTAAAGCGAATTAAAACACCACCGGTCATAACAGGAGTAATCGTTGCCGGACTAGCCAATCCTGATTTTCTTGTGGAAATAGAAGCATTGGCTTATAAATAA
- a CDS encoding T9SS type A sorting domain-containing protein produces the protein MVPLPTNFQLKHSFENSLRLQFETRKIPSDNSLNLNQSNNKNEKITLLAFALLAMSSSEAQNSMKISGRDLSNGKSVPATISASHRNAGQVVTPTVLATIFSEDFAAGLPATWVQNDSTGAGEVWTYAHTGPLNDSILLALKSTSAANGWMMFDDDGYGNNTDVASASLITPAIDCSSNTIVYLTLQEHFRQYNTGSGTIYVSNDSITWTAVHSAETGLAQGETTANPYNPYIDISSVAANQANVYLKFTYRGNWDYYWQIDDIEVFEPSAVDVSAINVMPLNTEYTFLPVSQAANLYLAGDVFNIGSTATSGGTALFEVIDSATNTAAFTETVNLPVIGSFATESVLTTTAFTPTAAATYFVRMTVTLSGDANTGNDIFESATTMVTDSIFGRDNGTSTGALGIGAGPANGIVGQNYTVVTASQVTSVSFFLTDVMTPNPAGSPVWATIRTQAVGSEPSNTILASSDTLIIMPGDIATGGQWFTLPVRSVPSLSLGLYFVGVHEADSLLTLSTSNAILTASAVWASWDGAPSPPAVNGWALASDLGFDIVYQLRLNFGDVSIGVDKLNTLSGFEVYPNPSRGIINISNTKNDNSDYSVNVYNAIGQSVYATKITTASLTTIDLSSQPSGIYQVKITNNSGSFNQSVVIK, from the coding sequence ATGGTACCTTTACCAACCAATTTTCAACTGAAGCATTCATTTGAAAACTCCTTACGTTTACAGTTCGAAACTCGTAAAATTCCTTCTGATAATTCTCTTAACCTTAACCAATCAAATAACAAAAATGAAAAAATTACTTTATTAGCATTTGCACTACTTGCCATGAGTAGCAGCGAAGCACAAAACTCTATGAAGATTTCCGGAAGAGATCTATCCAATGGAAAATCAGTTCCGGCAACAATCTCAGCCAGTCACCGTAACGCCGGACAGGTTGTTACTCCAACTGTGCTTGCAACAATTTTTAGTGAAGACTTTGCAGCCGGTTTACCTGCAACTTGGGTTCAAAATGACAGTACCGGAGCCGGAGAAGTCTGGACATACGCTCACACAGGTCCGTTAAACGATTCAATTCTTCTTGCTTTGAAGTCTACTTCTGCAGCAAATGGATGGATGATGTTTGATGATGATGGTTATGGTAACAATACAGATGTTGCATCTGCAAGCTTAATCACTCCTGCTATCGATTGTTCATCAAATACAATTGTATATCTTACTTTACAGGAACATTTCCGTCAATATAATACGGGTTCAGGTACAATTTATGTCAGCAATGACAGTATCACTTGGACAGCTGTCCATTCTGCTGAAACAGGTTTAGCTCAAGGTGAAACAACAGCAAATCCTTATAACCCTTATATTGATATCTCTTCAGTTGCCGCTAACCAGGCAAACGTTTATCTTAAGTTTACTTATCGTGGTAACTGGGACTACTACTGGCAAATTGACGACATCGAAGTTTTTGAACCGTCAGCAGTCGATGTTAGCGCTATCAATGTAATGCCTTTAAATACTGAATATACTTTTCTTCCTGTATCTCAGGCAGCAAATTTATATTTAGCAGGTGATGTTTTTAATATCGGTTCAACAGCTACTAGTGGCGGAACTGCTCTTTTCGAAGTAATCGATTCAGCAACAAATACTGCAGCGTTTACTGAAACAGTAAATCTTCCGGTGATTGGTTCATTTGCAACTGAAAGTGTTCTTACTACAACTGCATTCACTCCTACTGCTGCTGCAACGTATTTCGTTCGTATGACAGTAACTTTATCCGGCGATGCAAATACAGGAAATGATATTTTCGAATCAGCAACTACAATGGTTACTGACTCAATTTTTGGACGTGACAATGGTACTTCAACAGGAGCATTAGGAATTGGCGCTGGTCCTGCAAATGGTATCGTAGGACAGAATTATACTGTTGTTACTGCTTCACAGGTTACTTCAGTTTCATTCTTCCTGACAGATGTAATGACACCGAACCCGGCAGGCTCTCCAGTTTGGGCGACTATCCGTACTCAAGCTGTCGGTTCTGAACCAAGCAATACAATATTGGCAAGTTCTGATACTCTGATTATAATGCCAGGCGATATCGCTACAGGTGGACAATGGTTCACTCTACCCGTAAGAAGTGTTCCTTCTTTATCTCTAGGATTATATTTTGTTGGTGTACATGAAGCAGATTCATTATTGACACTTTCAACATCCAATGCTATTTTAACTGCCAGTGCTGTATGGGCTTCATGGGATGGCGCTCCTTCACCACCTGCAGTGAATGGTTGGGCTTTGGCCAGTGACCTAGGTTTCGATATTGTTTATCAATTAAGACTAAACTTCGGTGATGTATCAATCGGTGTAGATAAATTAAATACACTTTCAGGATTTGAAGTTTATCCAAACCCTTCTAGAGGAATTATCAACATTTCAAATACTAAAAATGATAATTCAGATTATTCTGTGAATGTTTATAATGCTATCGGACAATCAGTTTATGCTACGAAAATTACAACAGCATCTTTAACTACAATTGACCTTAGCTCTCAACCTTCAGGTATTTATCAGGTTAAAATCACGAATAACTCAGGTTCGTTTAACCAATCAGTAGTTATTAAGTAA
- a CDS encoding DUF4199 domain-containing protein, translating into MKKNIIIYGLIAGVVVAIPMLFVTNSIANDQGVVDFDKGMLIGYASMLIAFSLVFVGIRNYRDKYLGGTITFGKAFKRGFYMVLISSTIYVITWLIDFFFFIPDFTGKYAAHMLQELKASGATAAEIEIKSAEMTKFAVLYKNPFFNALMTYMEILPVGLIVTLISSLILKRKPQTTT; encoded by the coding sequence ATGAAAAAGAACATTATTATTTACGGACTTATTGCAGGAGTTGTGGTGGCTATTCCAATGCTTTTTGTCACCAATAGTATTGCCAACGATCAAGGTGTCGTCGACTTTGACAAAGGTATGCTCATTGGTTATGCGTCAATGCTCATTGCATTTTCCCTGGTCTTTGTCGGAATCAGGAACTATCGCGACAAATACCTTGGCGGAACGATCACTTTTGGGAAAGCATTTAAAAGGGGTTTTTATATGGTGTTGATATCTTCAACGATTTATGTAATTACGTGGCTCATCGATTTCTTTTTTTTCATTCCGGACTTTACGGGTAAATATGCAGCTCACATGCTTCAGGAACTGAAAGCCTCCGGTGCTACAGCAGCAGAGATTGAAATCAAATCAGCCGAAATGACAAAATTCGCTGTGTTATATAAAAATCCTTTTTTCAATGCGCTGATGACATATATGGAGATCTTGCCGGTCGGATTGATAGTAACATTGATAAGTTCGTTAATTCTAAAAAGAAAACCACAAACAACAACGTGA
- a CDS encoding DUF1801 domain-containing protein, giving the protein MAKVAVIKTKENDSSVEDFIGRVKDEQQRKDSLVILKLMKKVSKEKPKMWGASMIGFGNKRYKSPASGREVDWFKIGFSPRKANLSLHLILDMKEHAALFKKLGKHKAGVGCLYINKLDDVDLNVLEQLIAAAMKGK; this is encoded by the coding sequence ATGGCAAAAGTAGCAGTAATAAAAACAAAAGAGAATGATTCAAGTGTAGAGGATTTTATAGGCAGAGTAAAAGACGAACAGCAGCGTAAAGACAGTCTGGTCATTCTTAAATTGATGAAAAAAGTCAGTAAAGAAAAACCAAAAATGTGGGGCGCATCGATGATCGGTTTTGGAAACAAGCGATATAAAAGTCCTGCAAGCGGTCGTGAAGTGGATTGGTTCAAGATCGGTTTTTCGCCACGCAAAGCAAATCTTTCTTTGCATCTTATACTGGATATGAAAGAACATGCAGCTTTATTTAAAAAGCTTGGTAAGCATAAAGCAGGTGTTGGTTGTCTTTATATCAATAAGCTTGATGATGTAGATTTGAATGTTTTGGAACAGTTGATTGCAGCTGCAATGAAAGGGAAGTAA
- a CDS encoding TonB family protein, which produces MTKFIFAVLLILTTPAISFCQDTTKSLPIFQFVDEIPEFPGGEDALMDYLSNNIRYPQKAADKGISGRVYISFVIDTNGNVVKEKVLRGIDELNEEALRVVKSMPQWKPGKNHRMAAQVQYNLPIVFNLSKRNPSKPDANSKFNSYMSIGKEYTQAGNYELAIVYFTKAIKENNISPEPYFHRASNFNELGFINAACSDWRKAKDLGSLDIDSTNLNKCFLDELQNHFQTQFQFMEDDDAGLIKYLNDNLAYPELAKSNHIQGTVKVLVSVDSLGKLTGAKVYRGIGGGCDEEALRLIRSIKQWKPAYKEGIAVASEAFVPIRFRLHR; this is translated from the coding sequence ATGACGAAATTTATATTTGCTGTTTTATTAATTCTTACAACACCTGCAATTTCTTTTTGTCAGGATACGACAAAGTCTTTACCAATATTTCAATTTGTTGATGAGATTCCTGAATTTCCCGGTGGTGAAGATGCTTTGATGGATTATCTTTCTAACAATATTCGTTATCCTCAGAAAGCAGCTGATAAGGGAATTTCCGGAAGGGTATACATATCATTCGTTATAGATACCAATGGTAATGTGGTTAAGGAAAAGGTACTCAGAGGAATTGATGAACTCAATGAAGAAGCATTAAGAGTCGTAAAGTCTATGCCACAATGGAAACCGGGAAAGAATCATAGAATGGCTGCGCAAGTACAATATAATCTACCCATTGTATTCAATCTGTCAAAAAGAAATCCTTCCAAACCCGATGCTAATAGCAAATTCAATTCTTACATGAGCATAGGAAAGGAATATACTCAAGCAGGTAATTATGAATTGGCTATTGTATACTTTACTAAAGCAATTAAAGAAAATAATATTTCTCCTGAACCGTATTTTCACAGAGCTTCTAACTTCAATGAACTGGGATTTATAAATGCTGCCTGTAGCGATTGGCGTAAAGCAAAGGATCTGGGAAGTCTTGATATAGATAGTACCAATTTGAATAAGTGTTTCCTGGATGAATTACAAAATCATTTTCAAACGCAATTTCAATTTATGGAGGATGATGATGCCGGACTTATCAAGTACTTGAATGATAATCTGGCATATCCGGAATTAGCAAAATCAAATCATATTCAAGGGACTGTGAAAGTACTGGTGAGTGTTGATAGTTTAGGAAAATTGACAGGAGCTAAAGTTTACAGGGGAATAGGTGGGGGTTGCGATGAAGAAGCACTACGCCTGATCCGATCAATTAAACAATGGAAACCGGCTTACAAAGAAGGAATAGCGGTCGCTTCTGAGGCTTTTGTGCCAATAAGATTCAGATTGCATAGGTAA
- a CDS encoding PorT family protein: protein MKSLLFLLFMIISVLLRANDTLNIIPKSEFNRWSIGVNISPEYCFRTLINNSGSPIADIVIDSRNGYEQFKIGFSAGVVANYSISKKTSFEIGMSYSDKGYSTKKTELTFGDAIDPRFGFTYPTSPAGNSTGTLAIKIFYNHIYLDVPLRALFAFGNKKTRFITGIGITSGMLLKSTYNIVYDNGDGSDKTTTENQAETFNKFNLFPEASIGVERQVSKKVSVRIQTVFKYGILKIIDTPVSANLWSGGVNFGCYYRL, encoded by the coding sequence ATGAAAAGTCTATTGTTTTTATTGTTTATGATAATAAGTGTGCTCCTTCGTGCGAATGACACTCTAAATATTATTCCTAAAAGTGAATTCAACAGATGGTCAATTGGAGTGAATATTTCTCCTGAATATTGTTTCCGGACACTTATAAATAATTCCGGAAGTCCTATTGCAGACATAGTAATTGATTCCCGTAATGGATATGAACAGTTTAAAATTGGGTTCTCGGCAGGTGTTGTTGCAAACTATAGCATTTCCAAAAAAACCAGCTTTGAAATTGGGATGTCGTATTCTGACAAAGGATATTCAACAAAGAAAACGGAATTGACATTTGGAGATGCAATCGATCCACGGTTTGGATTTACCTATCCAACTTCACCAGCAGGAAATTCAACCGGAACACTAGCAATAAAAATTTTCTATAATCATATTTATCTTGATGTTCCGTTGAGAGCTTTATTTGCCTTTGGAAATAAGAAGACCAGGTTTATTACCGGAATTGGAATTACATCAGGTATGTTGCTCAAATCGACTTATAATATAGTATATGATAATGGAGATGGAAGTGATAAGACAACTACGGAAAATCAAGCTGAAACATTTAATAAGTTCAACCTTTTTCCTGAAGCAAGTATTGGAGTAGAACGTCAAGTAAGCAAGAAAGTATCAGTAAGAATACAAACTGTTTTCAAATATGGCATTTTAAAAATAATTGATACACCCGTCTCTGCAAATTTGTGGAGTGGAGGAGTGAACTTTGGTTGTTATTATCGTTTATAG
- a CDS encoding TfoX/Sxy family protein, with protein MAFNEKTAQRIREILLSKGADFTEKKMFSGICFMVDNKMCCGTHIDKKTEEEYLLCRIGEKAYDKALEKENVIPMDFTGRSMKGYIFVVGEGIKSKKDLSYWVQLCLDFNPLAKASKK; from the coding sequence ATGGCCTTTAATGAAAAAACTGCTCAGCGCATAAGAGAAATTTTGCTCAGCAAAGGTGCAGACTTTACCGAGAAAAAAATGTTTAGTGGAATCTGCTTTATGGTCGATAATAAAATGTGTTGCGGAACGCACATCGACAAAAAAACGGAAGAAGAATATCTGCTTTGCAGAATCGGAGAGAAAGCATATGATAAAGCTTTGGAAAAAGAGAATGTCATACCGATGGATTTTACCGGCAGAAGTATGAAAGGATATATTTTTGTTGTCGGCGAGGGAATTAAATCAAAAAAAGATTTGAGTTATTGGGTACAACTTTGTTTGGATTTTAATCCATTAGCTAAAGCTTCGAAGAAATGA
- a CDS encoding DNA-binding response regulator yields MSTEGTNTKATFFQSHKTTIAYSISLALLLLLLKWLELRFIIFDHSFEIYVGAIAVIFTSLGIWLALKLSKPKVETVVIEKEVYISRNENFVLNEKMAAELELSKRELEVLSLMAEGCSNQEIAARLFVSLSTVKTHNQNLFEKLDVKRRTQAIEKGRRLNLIA; encoded by the coding sequence ATGTCCACCGAAGGCACTAATACAAAGGCTACCTTTTTTCAAAGCCATAAAACAACAATCGCCTACAGCATCAGCTTAGCGTTACTTTTGTTGTTGTTGAAATGGCTTGAACTCCGTTTTATTATTTTCGACCATTCTTTCGAGATCTATGTTGGGGCCATTGCTGTTATTTTTACATCACTCGGAATCTGGCTGGCACTGAAACTTTCAAAGCCAAAGGTTGAAACGGTGGTCATTGAAAAGGAAGTATACATATCCAGAAATGAAAATTTTGTGCTCAATGAAAAAATGGCCGCTGAACTTGAACTCAGCAAACGCGAATTGGAGGTTTTGTCATTAATGGCTGAAGGTTGCAGCAACCAGGAGATTGCTGCCCGCTTATTCGTTTCGTTGAGCACAGTCAAAACCCATAATCAGAATCTTTTCGAAAAACTGGATGTAAAAAGGCGGACGCAAGCCATTGAAAAGGGAAGAAGATTGAATCTTATAGCTTAA
- a CDS encoding RMD1 family protein, with the protein MYKVQSFQISDTIDIKSFKNFFTAKLFYSDSDELYFQVSSDQYIYVFKYGVVCFMNQDDVRISDFIKLISPYCKNFFEVKLQEEYLIETSSQEDKIGNNKIQLVNSDPETFRVIMLNVSQSVALDYYSDQATILMEETNQYTFNLERTGRLSISGNKLKRFIGKTLNLMNRITENLYIFDSAASTWDDEKLDKIDTELKKTFDLQSRYRSIHEVLEIIKENLGLFKDIMHHRKSSSLEWIIIILILVEVINLFMSKFL; encoded by the coding sequence ATGTACAAAGTTCAATCCTTCCAGATCTCCGATACGATTGACATTAAGTCGTTCAAGAATTTCTTCACTGCTAAATTATTTTATTCGGACTCGGATGAGTTGTATTTTCAGGTTAGTTCCGATCAATATATTTATGTTTTCAAATATGGAGTAGTCTGTTTCATGAACCAGGATGATGTTCGTATTTCAGACTTCATTAAACTTATTTCTCCTTACTGCAAGAATTTCTTTGAGGTAAAGTTGCAGGAAGAGTATTTAATTGAAACTTCTTCACAGGAAGATAAGATTGGGAATAATAAAATACAGCTTGTCAATTCTGACCCGGAAACTTTTCGTGTTATCATGTTGAATGTATCTCAGTCAGTAGCTCTCGATTATTATTCAGATCAAGCAACTATTTTGATGGAGGAAACTAATCAATACACTTTTAATCTGGAAAGAACGGGTCGGTTGAGTATTTCCGGAAACAAATTGAAACGATTTATTGGCAAAACATTGAATCTTATGAATCGTATCACGGAGAATCTGTACATTTTTGATTCTGCTGCAAGTACATGGGACGATGAAAAACTGGACAAGATAGATACTGAGTTGAAAAAGACATTTGATCTTCAGAGCAGATACAGAAGTATTCACGAAGTGCTTGAAATTATAAAAGAGAATCTGGGACTGTTCAAAGATATCATGCATCATCGGAAGAGCAGTTCACTCGAATGGATAATTATAATCCTGATTCTTGTGGAGGTGATCAACTTATTTATGAGTAAATTTCTCTGA
- a CDS encoding NAD+ synthase translates to MRIALAQLNYTVGDFEKNVSLIKQNIIKAKESGVELIVFSELCISAYPPQDFLEFDDFIKKCYVAAEEISKECKGIAAIVGLPVRNKKIEGKNLFNAALLLTEGRIADEIHKALLPTYDIFDEYRYFEPERNFHCINFKGIKIALTICEDLWNVEDDPMYINSPMDVLIKEEPKLMINIAASPFDHAHAESRKAILKRNAIKYNLPLVYVNHIGAQTEIIFDGGSIGMDAEGNTVHEMNYFREDFAMFDFDAGSKSLTCSKIVPVLNREHIKIADIHEALVLGIRDYFSKQNFKKAILGLSGGIDSALVTVLAATALGPENVHTILMPSEFSSKGSVDDSLALLQNTRVSHDIIPIKDLLDQYLISLKPFFKDLPFSVAEENIQARIRGGLLMAESNKFGYILLNTSNKSELAVGYGTLYGDMCGGLSVIGDIYKTQVFELCRYINRNGEIIPENILTKPPSAELRPNQKDSDSLPEYDILDKVLIEYIENRRGPSELMAMGFDESLVRRILKMVNTNEYKRYQTPPILRVSPKAFGKGRRLPICQKVLVS, encoded by the coding sequence ATGCGCATCGCTCTCGCTCAACTCAATTACACCGTCGGTGATTTCGAAAAAAATGTTTCTCTCATCAAGCAGAACATTATTAAAGCGAAAGAAAGCGGTGTCGAGCTAATTGTTTTTTCTGAATTATGCATTTCTGCATATCCACCTCAGGATTTTCTTGAATTCGATGATTTTATAAAAAAGTGCTACGTTGCAGCTGAAGAGATTTCTAAAGAATGTAAAGGGATTGCTGCAATTGTCGGACTGCCAGTAAGAAATAAAAAAATAGAAGGTAAAAATCTTTTTAATGCAGCATTGCTTCTGACTGAAGGAAGAATAGCAGACGAAATTCATAAAGCACTACTTCCCACCTACGACATTTTTGACGAATACCGATACTTCGAACCTGAGCGGAATTTTCACTGTATTAATTTCAAAGGAATAAAGATCGCTTTAACTATCTGCGAAGATCTGTGGAACGTAGAAGATGATCCTATGTACATCAATTCTCCAATGGATGTACTTATCAAAGAAGAGCCAAAATTAATGATCAACATTGCTGCATCACCTTTTGATCATGCACATGCTGAATCACGCAAAGCTATTCTCAAACGCAATGCAATAAAGTATAACTTGCCATTGGTGTATGTCAATCATATCGGAGCACAGACGGAAATTATTTTCGATGGCGGAAGTATTGGTATGGATGCTGAAGGAAATACAGTTCATGAAATGAATTATTTCCGTGAAGACTTTGCTATGTTTGATTTTGATGCCGGAAGCAAATCACTTACCTGCTCGAAAATAGTACCTGTCTTAAACCGTGAACACATAAAGATCGCTGACATACACGAAGCCCTCGTTCTTGGCATCCGCGATTATTTCAGCAAACAAAATTTCAAGAAAGCTATTTTAGGATTAAGTGGCGGAATTGACTCTGCACTGGTTACTGTTCTTGCAGCGACTGCACTTGGACCTGAAAATGTACATACGATCTTAATGCCATCGGAGTTTTCATCGAAAGGTTCTGTTGATGATTCATTAGCCTTGCTTCAGAACACCAGAGTTTCGCATGACATTATTCCAATTAAAGATCTTCTCGATCAATATCTGATTTCACTTAAACCATTTTTTAAAGATCTGCCGTTCAGTGTAGCAGAAGAAAATATTCAGGCACGCATCCGAGGTGGACTATTAATGGCTGAATCAAATAAGTTTGGATATATCTTACTGAACACTTCTAATAAAAGTGAATTAGCTGTTGGATACGGAACATTGTATGGCGATATGTGCGGAGGTCTATCAGTGATCGGCGACATTTACAAAACGCAGGTCTTTGAACTTTGCAGATATATTAATCGCAATGGAGAAATTATTCCGGAAAACATTTTAACCAAACCACCTTCTGCAGAATTACGTCCCAACCAAAAAGATTCTGATTCCCTTCCGGAATATGATATCCTCGATAAAGTTTTAATTGAATACATAGAAAATCGCCGTGGTCCTTCTGAACTGATGGCAATGGGTTTCGACGAATCACTAGTCCGCCGGATCCTGAAAATGGTAAACACTAATGAATACAAACGCTATCAGACTCCGCCGATTTTAAGGGTTTCTCCTAAAGCCTTCGGAAAAGGTCGTCGATTACCTATCTGTCAGAAAGTATTAGTAAGCTAG